Proteins from a single region of Flavobacteriales bacterium:
- a CDS encoding class I SAM-dependent methyltransferase, whose product MKDFWNQRYAEAEFAYGETPNHFFKNEIDKIERKGKALFIAEGEGRNAVYAATKGWEVFAYDWSEEGKKKAMQLAEKLQTSLVYEVGEWDDLNFKNEKFDLIVFIFAQLPEMERRKIQKASAQLLQPGGKIILEAYRKEQLEINSKNPAAGGPKNLDFLLSKKELEEDFKSLNILALNETTASFEEGKYHRGEGAVVQMIAVQP is encoded by the coding sequence ATGAAAGATTTCTGGAATCAACGCTATGCCGAAGCTGAATTTGCTTATGGTGAAACACCCAATCATTTTTTTAAAAATGAAATAGATAAAATTGAGCGGAAAGGAAAAGCCTTGTTTATTGCAGAAGGAGAAGGTCGAAATGCCGTATATGCTGCTACAAAAGGTTGGGAGGTTTTTGCATACGACTGGAGCGAAGAAGGAAAAAAGAAAGCCATGCAACTCGCAGAAAAACTTCAAACAAGTTTAGTGTATGAAGTTGGTGAATGGGATGATTTAAATTTTAAAAATGAAAAATTCGATTTGATTGTTTTCATTTTTGCTCAATTACCGGAAATGGAACGCAGGAAAATTCAAAAAGCTTCAGCTCAATTACTACAACCGGGAGGAAAAATAATTCTGGAAGCTTACCGAAAAGAACAATTGGAAATAAATAGTAAAAATCCGGCTGCGGGCGGACCAAAAAATCTTGATTTTCTTTTATCTAAAAAAGAATTGGAGGAAGATTTTAAATCCCTAAACATTTTAGCACTCAACGAAACAACAGCATCATTCGAAGAAGGTAAATACCACCGCGGTGAAGGTGCCGTAGTTCAAATGATAGCCGTTCAGCCCTGA
- a CDS encoding TonB-dependent receptor, translating into MRIFVLVVLTVFPLFSFSQTGNVNGTLNDSKGSPVPYANVLLLQASDSSLVKGSVTDESGKFTLEEIAFGKYLLMFSFIGYEKSYSQAFELNESQTEFNAGTQILAEGTSTLDEVSVVAQKPFIEKHFDKTVVNVENSIVAAGNTALEVLKRSPGVMVDKDGNISLKGKSGLTIMIDGKPTYLSSQDISNMLSNLPADQVEKIEIITNPSARYDAAGQGGIINIVMKKNQNLGLNGSAQAGYSQGFYARYNAGFNMNYRLEKWNFFGSYNYNNRSSAGWFELTRKFRVNDQIESIFNQSSFGRDSSQTHTGKVGIDFFPNKKHNIGIFVNGIGNAGGNSNSNHTYISGPGGEPISSSYTHGVSTQKWSNVSANLNYKWVMDSSGTELTANLDYAVFDQNNPQNFTTLYYDSLGSYLGAPYFLRSQLPSHVDIKSGKIDFSKTISKKFRLEAGLKSSYVTTDNNAQYYNVVSGIEYVDTTKTNHFKYTENINAAYLNGQFEFSEKLQLQFGLRVENTNALGEQITIDSTFERHYTKLFPSGVLNYKLNKKHDLNFTYSRRIDRPDYQDLNPFLYFLDPYTFMQGNTLLLPQYTNSFELSHTYLGFLSTTVGYSKTEGVITQVTYQVDSTRTTYATNKNLNSLENWTISTMLPVPIAKWWTSMNFITAYHNRYQGSINNNGDNFDLGMWSFMVNSMNQLQFKKGWGAEITAFYMSRQVYGIFTMKPMSNITVGLQKKILKEKGTIKVSASDLMWKSRFRGSVVYENMDIQMNAWNDSRVYTVSFSYKFGNSKAQYQRKEGGANDEIDRIKKGGNGR; encoded by the coding sequence ATGCGAATATTTGTTTTGGTCGTTCTGACTGTTTTCCCCTTATTTTCATTTTCTCAAACAGGAAATGTAAATGGTACATTAAATGATTCAAAAGGGAGTCCTGTTCCCTATGCCAACGTTTTATTATTGCAAGCTTCCGACTCTTCATTAGTTAAAGGAAGTGTTACTGATGAAAGCGGGAAATTTACACTCGAAGAAATAGCATTCGGAAAATATCTATTGATGTTCTCGTTTATTGGTTATGAAAAATCCTATTCACAAGCCTTTGAACTGAATGAATCGCAAACGGAATTTAATGCGGGAACTCAGATTTTAGCGGAGGGAACATCCACGCTCGATGAAGTTTCGGTTGTAGCACAAAAACCATTTATTGAGAAGCATTTCGATAAAACCGTAGTGAATGTAGAAAACTCCATTGTAGCAGCAGGAAATACCGCATTGGAAGTATTAAAACGATCTCCCGGTGTAATGGTGGATAAAGATGGAAATATTTCCTTGAAGGGTAAATCCGGACTCACCATTATGATTGATGGAAAACCAACTTATTTATCGAGTCAGGATATCTCTAACATGTTATCGAATTTACCGGCCGATCAGGTAGAAAAAATTGAAATCATTACCAATCCAAGTGCGCGTTACGATGCAGCTGGTCAGGGTGGAATTATCAATATTGTAATGAAAAAAAACCAGAACCTCGGTTTAAACGGATCTGCGCAGGCAGGTTATAGTCAGGGTTTTTACGCTCGTTACAATGCGGGTTTTAATATGAATTACCGTTTAGAAAAATGGAATTTTTTCGGCTCCTATAATTACAACAACAGAAGTTCTGCCGGATGGTTTGAACTTACGCGTAAATTCAGAGTGAATGATCAGATTGAAAGTATTTTTAATCAATCTTCATTTGGACGCGATTCATCGCAAACGCATACCGGAAAAGTTGGTATTGACTTTTTCCCCAATAAAAAGCACAACATCGGAATTTTTGTAAATGGAATCGGAAATGCAGGTGGTAATTCGAATAGCAACCACACGTATATTTCAGGACCCGGCGGAGAACCTATTTCGTCTTCGTATACACATGGCGTCTCCACTCAAAAATGGAGCAATGTTTCTGCCAACCTCAATTATAAATGGGTAATGGATTCCAGCGGAACAGAACTCACTGCAAATCTCGATTATGCCGTTTTCGATCAGAACAATCCGCAAAATTTTACTACACTTTATTATGATAGTTTGGGCTCCTATTTAGGCGCACCCTATTTTCTGCGTAGTCAGCTTCCCTCGCACGTTGATATTAAAAGTGGAAAAATAGATTTCTCGAAAACGATCAGTAAAAAATTCCGTTTAGAAGCCGGTTTAAAATCGAGTTATGTCACCACCGATAACAATGCGCAATATTATAATGTGGTGAGTGGAATTGAATATGTGGACACCACCAAAACCAATCACTTTAAATACACCGAGAACATCAATGCGGCATATTTAAACGGACAATTCGAATTCAGCGAAAAACTTCAGCTACAATTTGGTTTGCGCGTTGAAAACACCAATGCACTCGGTGAGCAAATCACCATCGATTCTACCTTCGAACGCCATTACACAAAATTATTCCCAAGTGGTGTATTGAATTACAAACTCAATAAAAAACACGATCTGAATTTTACCTACAGCCGAAGAATCGATCGTCCGGATTACCAGGATCTGAATCCATTTTTATACTTCCTCGATCCCTATACCTTTATGCAGGGGAACACTTTATTGTTACCCCAATACACCAATAGTTTTGAATTAAGTCATACCTACCTCGGATTTTTAAGCACTACCGTTGGCTATTCGAAAACGGAAGGTGTCATTACCCAGGTGACCTATCAAGTGGATTCTACACGAACAACGTATGCTACCAATAAAAACCTGAACAGTTTAGAAAACTGGACCATCTCTACCATGTTACCGGTGCCGATTGCTAAATGGTGGACCAGCATGAATTTTATTACGGCATACCATAATCGTTATCAGGGTAGCATTAATAACAATGGCGATAATTTCGATTTGGGAATGTGGTCGTTTATGGTGAACTCCATGAATCAGCTTCAATTTAAAAAAGGATGGGGAGCAGAAATCACCGCATTTTATATGTCGCGTCAGGTTTACGGAATATTCACCATGAAACCGATGTCGAACATCACCGTTGGATTACAAAAGAAAATTTTAAAAGAAAAAGGAACCATTAAAGTAAGCGCATCCGACTTAATGTGGAAAAGCCGTTTCCGCGGAAGTGTAGTGTATGAAAACATGGATATTCAAATGAATGCATGGAACGACTCACGTGTATATACAGTTTCTTTCTCGTATAAATTCGGCAATTCAAAAGCGCAATACCAGCGAAAAGAAGGTGGAGCGAATGATGAAATTGATCGAATTAAAAAAGGTGGAAACGGAAGATAA
- a CDS encoding nuclear transport factor 2 family protein, with product MKLKFFIFIFFAACHSAFAQAQQASGNVMEVKKVIQQLFDAMRVGDSTMLRTCFAPSALLFTVEEPRQGEYVVNKGSVTDFCRAVGTPHPEMWNEVPVSWTIKIDGGFSSVWTDYEFYLGKKYLHCGANAFHLVKLKEGWKIINITDTRRTDCGQSGKGISSTEKRNPFEVEINKQMDEWHMAAATGDEDFFFALMDEDFYYLGTEKGERWDKKSFYDFAIPYFKRKEGAWKFKATSRQIYFTDDLSYAWFEETLDTWMGVCRGTGVLKNDAGQWKLKHYNLCVTVNNDKIQDFIKIKPN from the coding sequence ATGAAGCTTAAATTTTTCATATTTATTTTTTTCGCTGCCTGTCATTCAGCTTTTGCTCAAGCACAACAAGCCTCTGGCAATGTGATGGAGGTGAAAAAAGTCATTCAACAGTTATTCGATGCCATGCGCGTGGGCGACAGCACCATGTTGCGGACCTGTTTTGCTCCATCTGCATTATTGTTTACCGTTGAAGAACCCCGACAGGGAGAATACGTGGTGAATAAAGGAAGTGTCACTGATTTTTGTCGTGCAGTAGGAACACCGCATCCTGAAATGTGGAATGAAGTCCCGGTGAGCTGGACGATTAAAATTGATGGGGGATTTTCTTCGGTTTGGACCGACTACGAATTTTATCTCGGAAAAAAATATTTGCATTGCGGTGCCAACGCTTTTCACTTGGTGAAATTGAAGGAAGGTTGGAAGATTATTAATATTACGGATACCCGCCGGACAGATTGTGGTCAATCCGGAAAAGGAATTTCTTCCACCGAAAAGCGGAATCCGTTTGAAGTTGAGATTAACAAGCAAATGGACGAATGGCATATGGCGGCCGCAACAGGCGATGAGGATTTTTTCTTCGCATTGATGGATGAAGATTTTTATTATCTCGGTACAGAGAAAGGCGAACGCTGGGATAAAAAATCGTTTTATGATTTTGCTATTCCCTATTTCAAACGCAAAGAAGGCGCATGGAAATTTAAAGCGACCTCGCGTCAAATTTATTTTACCGACGATTTATCCTATGCCTGGTTCGAAGAAACACTCGATACCTGGATGGGCGTTTGCCGGGGTACAGGGGTTTTAAAAAATGATGCAGGACAATGGAAATTGAAACATTATAACCTCTGCGTTACGGTTAACAACGACAAAATCCAGGATTTTATTAAGATAAAACCAAATTGA
- a CDS encoding 1-acyl-sn-glycerol-3-phosphate acyltransferase has translation MRVTGKTKLYSFLYPHMNFMVKRFYRQFRAKGFEKISGEDSVILAPNHQNAFMDAIVLLDGLGRKNQLSYLVRASIFKKPVVAKLLHSINMLPVYRKDYDGVENMDKNDEVFDNCKYLLENKRPLMIFPEATHHLKRRLIPLKKGITRIAFGADEANQFKLNIKIYPIGINYSNAQYYYEDVLVMVGEPIELKDYYEVYKESPAKAHIAIKFELEKRMRELMIDIRSDEYYHLIDHLCWIDVNNAGLDDFEEVFHRSKKLIARAESYLKKDDNEAHQMQQMSIEYFSSLDREGLKDKDFSPWADRFNLALEVVAALIFSPLLAFGALHLFPAMLVPHRVVKNKIKDPGFRSSVKVALAAFILPVIHIVMASIICMVYDSFMAGFMYWLAMVLTAELVLFFYNRWNRILRFIKVGRLKKEGKADVFYKQRETLSAFISRF, from the coding sequence ATGCGTGTAACCGGAAAAACTAAACTTTACAGTTTCCTGTATCCTCACATGAATTTCATGGTGAAGCGTTTTTACAGGCAATTCCGTGCGAAGGGATTTGAAAAAATTTCAGGCGAAGATTCGGTCATACTTGCACCCAATCACCAAAACGCTTTTATGGATGCCATCGTTTTATTGGATGGATTGGGACGAAAAAATCAGTTGAGTTACCTGGTGCGCGCTTCCATTTTTAAGAAACCGGTTGTAGCTAAATTGTTGCACAGCATCAATATGCTTCCGGTTTACCGAAAAGATTATGATGGCGTAGAGAACATGGATAAGAATGATGAAGTGTTCGATAATTGCAAATACCTGCTGGAGAATAAACGTCCACTGATGATTTTTCCGGAGGCAACACATCATTTAAAACGTCGTTTGATTCCGCTGAAAAAAGGTATAACACGTATCGCTTTTGGAGCTGATGAAGCGAATCAGTTTAAATTAAACATCAAAATTTATCCGATTGGAATCAATTATTCCAACGCTCAGTATTACTACGAAGATGTATTGGTGATGGTAGGCGAGCCGATTGAGCTGAAGGATTATTATGAAGTGTATAAGGAAAGTCCGGCTAAAGCCCATATCGCCATCAAATTTGAGCTGGAAAAACGCATGCGTGAATTGATGATTGATATTCGGTCGGACGAATACTATCACCTGATTGACCACTTGTGCTGGATTGATGTAAACAATGCAGGACTAGATGATTTCGAGGAAGTATTTCACCGGTCGAAAAAATTAATTGCACGGGCGGAATCCTATTTGAAAAAGGACGACAACGAAGCGCATCAAATGCAACAAATGTCCATTGAATATTTTTCCTCCCTTGATCGGGAAGGATTAAAGGATAAAGATTTTTCTCCATGGGCCGATCGCTTTAATCTGGCATTGGAAGTTGTGGCTGCATTGATCTTTTCGCCGCTACTGGCTTTTGGTGCGCTGCATCTTTTTCCTGCCATGCTTGTACCTCACCGGGTGGTGAAAAATAAAATTAAAGATCCCGGATTCAGAAGTTCGGTAAAAGTGGCGCTTGCTGCTTTTATTTTGCCTGTTATTCATATTGTAATGGCCAGTATCATTTGCATGGTATACGATTCATTTATGGCGGGATTTATGTATTGGCTGGCTATGGTGTTAACGGCCGAACTGGTTTTGTTTTTCTACAACCGGTGGAACAGAATTTTACGATTTATTAAGGTGGGTCGATTAAAAAAAGAAGGAAAAGCAGATGTGTTTTACAAACAACGTGAAACCCTCAGTGCTTTTATTTCCCGTTTTTAA
- the pheT gene encoding phenylalanine--tRNA ligase subunit beta translates to MNISLSWLNHYLKTDLSPDELSVILTDIGLEVESLEKFESVKGGLEGLVVGEVLTREKHPDADRLSITTVNVGEAEALQIVCGAPNVAAGQKVIVALNGAKLYPAEGDPFVIKKSKIRGVESNGMICAEDEIGLGKSHDGIMVLREDAKVGTPAASYFNLENDLVYSIGLTPNRVDAASHYGVARDVHAALRSRGIHAELLFPEHHHFGKGNGSLSIHVKVEAQEACRRYAGLCLTGIKVAPSPEWLQNKLKAIGLRPINNVVDITNFVLHELGHPLHAFDADKIKGKTIIVKKSLAGKKFVSLDEQERTLHDFDTMICNSEEEMCIAGVFGGLHSGVNDATQNIFLESAWFHPSHVRKTAKSHGINTDSSFRFERGADPEMVIPALKRAASLMVEYCGAQIASDLVDVYPQPILAHEVEYDLDAADRLIGMAIPEEKTASILKYLDITIGEKRGRVWSLSVPAFRVDVQRQADVVEEILRIYGYNEIPLPARMSASLNHVAGVDKDSMRHAVSDLLVANGFYEIMSNSLTKSDYVQIASNDQMRDEWNVRLLNPLSSELDVMRQTMLFGGLESILHNVNRQHSDLKLIEFGKVYFKRNDKYEENYRLAIFLSGKKEEERWNSSKDAVSFYTIKATVQLVFEKLGLFSALRYTALSGGVLEDGLNIEIAKKKVGEMGWVRSDILKKCDIKQAVFYADIDWDMVMSLMHMNKVKYKEISRFPSVRRDLSLLLNKEVRFADIEQLALQTERKLLREVGLFDVYEGKNLAEGKKSYAVHFILQDEEQTLTDTVIEKTMEKIRKTLEEKLGAELRS, encoded by the coding sequence ATGAATATTTCTCTCTCCTGGCTGAACCATTATTTAAAAACGGATTTGAGTCCCGATGAACTTTCGGTGATTCTAACGGATATTGGATTGGAAGTTGAAAGTCTGGAAAAGTTCGAATCGGTAAAGGGCGGACTTGAAGGTCTTGTTGTTGGTGAAGTTTTAACTCGCGAAAAACATCCGGATGCAGATCGTTTAAGTATCACCACGGTGAATGTTGGAGAAGCAGAAGCATTGCAAATTGTTTGCGGCGCTCCCAATGTTGCTGCAGGGCAGAAAGTAATTGTAGCCTTGAATGGCGCAAAATTATATCCTGCAGAAGGAGATCCTTTCGTTATTAAGAAAAGTAAAATCCGGGGTGTTGAATCCAACGGGATGATTTGTGCTGAAGATGAAATTGGATTAGGTAAGAGTCATGATGGTATCATGGTTTTACGTGAGGATGCCAAGGTAGGGACTCCAGCTGCTTCGTATTTTAATCTTGAAAATGATCTGGTTTATTCCATTGGTTTAACGCCTAATCGTGTGGATGCTGCTTCGCATTACGGTGTTGCACGTGATGTACATGCGGCATTGCGTTCTCGTGGAATTCATGCTGAGCTTTTGTTTCCTGAACATCACCATTTCGGAAAGGGAAATGGATCGCTTTCCATTCATGTAAAAGTGGAAGCGCAAGAGGCTTGCCGTCGTTATGCAGGACTTTGTCTCACGGGAATAAAAGTTGCTCCATCTCCTGAATGGTTGCAGAATAAATTAAAAGCAATCGGTTTACGTCCCATTAACAACGTAGTTGATATTACCAATTTTGTATTGCATGAATTGGGTCACCCGCTGCATGCGTTTGATGCTGATAAAATAAAGGGCAAAACAATCATTGTAAAAAAATCTTTGGCGGGTAAAAAATTTGTATCGCTTGATGAACAAGAGCGCACCTTGCACGATTTCGATACGATGATTTGCAATAGTGAAGAAGAAATGTGTATTGCCGGTGTATTCGGCGGTTTGCATTCCGGTGTGAATGATGCTACTCAAAATATATTTTTAGAATCGGCCTGGTTTCATCCTTCGCATGTTCGTAAAACTGCAAAATCGCATGGGATCAATACCGATTCTTCATTCCGTTTTGAGCGTGGTGCTGATCCTGAAATGGTAATTCCTGCATTAAAGCGTGCTGCTTCCTTAATGGTTGAGTACTGCGGTGCACAAATTGCTTCAGATTTGGTGGATGTTTATCCTCAACCGATTCTTGCTCATGAAGTGGAGTATGATCTGGATGCGGCTGATCGTTTAATCGGTATGGCTATTCCGGAAGAAAAAACGGCTTCCATTTTAAAATACTTAGATATCACCATTGGTGAAAAGCGAGGACGTGTTTGGAGTTTATCTGTTCCTGCATTCCGCGTGGATGTACAACGTCAGGCAGATGTGGTGGAAGAAATTTTGCGTATTTACGGATACAATGAAATTCCGCTTCCTGCAAGGATGTCGGCCAGTTTAAATCATGTTGCAGGTGTAGATAAAGATTCCATGCGTCACGCGGTTTCCGATTTATTGGTGGCCAACGGATTTTATGAGATCATGTCGAATTCTCTCACTAAGAGTGATTATGTTCAGATTGCTTCCAATGATCAAATGCGGGATGAATGGAATGTGCGTTTGCTGAATCCGCTGAGCTCTGAACTGGATGTGATGCGTCAGACCATGTTGTTTGGCGGACTCGAATCCATTCTTCATAATGTAAATCGTCAGCACAGCGATCTTAAACTGATCGAATTCGGAAAAGTTTATTTTAAACGAAACGATAAATACGAGGAGAATTACCGACTTGCTATTTTCCTAAGCGGAAAAAAAGAAGAAGAACGATGGAATTCGTCAAAGGATGCCGTTTCATTCTACACGATTAAGGCTACGGTCCAGTTGGTGTTTGAGAAGTTGGGATTGTTCTCCGCCTTGCGGTACACTGCTTTATCAGGTGGAGTATTGGAAGATGGACTTAACATCGAAATTGCGAAAAAGAAAGTGGGAGAAATGGGTTGGGTACGTTCGGATATTTTGAAAAAATGTGATATCAAACAAGCCGTATTTTATGCCGATATCGATTGGGATATGGTGATGTCGCTCATGCACATGAATAAAGTGAAGTACAAAGAAATTTCCCGTTTCCCATCGGTGCGCAGGGATTTGTCCTTATTGCTTAATAAAGAAGTCCGTTTTGCAGATATCGAACAATTGGCTTTACAAACCGAACGAAAATTATTGCGTGAAGTAGGATTGTTTGATGTGTATGAAGGAAAAAATCTCGCTGAAGGGAAAAAATCCTATGCGGTGCATTTTATTCTTCAGGACGAAGAGCAGACGCTCACGGATACCGTGATTGAAAAAACCATGGAGAAAATCCGCAAGACATTAGAAGAAAAATTAGGAGCTGAATTACGTTCGTGA
- a CDS encoding DUF1343 domain-containing protein: MKFILLLASLPGFLWACNTSSPFKGEKKPLALPVDEGTPATVKTEVILETGAMQTALYFPELKGKNIAVVANQTSMIGSVHLVDSLHNAGFSIQKVFALEHGFRGEVQAGEHISNGKDAKTGIPIVSLYGNNKKPKAEVLRDVDVILFDIQDVGARFYTYISSLHYIMESALENKKKVIVLDRPNPNGFYVDGPVLNPKHKSFVGMHPVPIVHGMTIGEYAQMINGEGWLESGGKCDLQIIPCKGYDHNTLYELPVKPSPNLVNAVSVYLYPTLCLFEGTNVSVGRGTDFPFQVIGMPGFEKGTFSFTPHSVAAAKKPPFMDQECKGFDLRDSSIVILHEKKIHLQWLLQLYRDCPDKSTFFESGNMFVLLSGGPELRKLMEAGKNEQEIRDSWAPGLEKFKAMRKKYLLYPDFE, translated from the coding sequence ATGAAATTCATTCTTTTACTTGCAAGCCTGCCCGGTTTTCTTTGGGCCTGCAACACTTCATCACCCTTTAAGGGTGAAAAAAAACCATTGGCGCTACCGGTGGATGAGGGGACCCCCGCGACTGTAAAAACTGAGGTAATTCTTGAAACAGGAGCCATGCAAACGGCGCTTTATTTTCCTGAATTAAAGGGTAAAAATATAGCAGTTGTGGCTAATCAGACTTCCATGATTGGATCGGTGCACCTGGTGGATAGTTTGCACAATGCTGGTTTTTCCATTCAAAAAGTATTTGCACTCGAGCATGGGTTCCGTGGTGAAGTGCAGGCTGGGGAGCATATTTCCAATGGAAAAGATGCCAAAACGGGAATTCCGATTGTTTCGCTCTATGGAAATAACAAAAAACCTAAGGCCGAAGTGCTGCGCGATGTGGATGTAATTCTCTTCGATATTCAGGATGTGGGTGCACGGTTTTACACCTACATTTCATCCTTGCATTACATTATGGAATCGGCGCTTGAAAACAAGAAAAAGGTCATTGTACTTGACCGTCCGAATCCCAATGGATTTTACGTGGATGGTCCTGTTTTAAATCCTAAACATAAATCCTTCGTTGGCATGCATCCCGTTCCCATTGTGCATGGAATGACCATTGGCGAATATGCCCAAATGATCAATGGCGAAGGCTGGTTGGAAAGCGGCGGAAAATGTGATTTGCAAATTATTCCCTGTAAAGGATATGATCATAATACCCTGTATGAATTACCGGTTAAACCCTCACCTAATCTGGTGAATGCCGTTTCTGTTTATTTATATCCCACCCTGTGCTTGTTCGAAGGCACCAATGTGAGTGTGGGGAGGGGGACCGATTTTCCCTTTCAGGTGATTGGTATGCCGGGATTTGAAAAGGGAACTTTTTCATTTACGCCTCACTCGGTGGCAGCTGCGAAAAAACCTCCGTTTATGGATCAGGAATGCAAAGGCTTCGATTTGAGGGATAGTTCGATTGTTATTCTGCATGAGAAAAAAATTCATCTGCAATGGTTATTGCAGTTGTATAGGGATTGTCCCGATAAATCTACCTTTTTCGAATCGGGAAATATGTTTGTTTTGCTATCGGGCGGACCCGAATTACGCAAGTTGATGGAGGCCGGAAAAAACGAGCAGGAAATCAGGGACTCCTGGGCTCCCGGATTGGAAAAGTTCAAGGCGATGCGTAAGAAATACCTGCTCTATCCCGACTTTGAATAA
- a CDS encoding ABC transporter permease, whose translation MLKQEKGAHRYARPVMRISVWSIALGIAVMILSVAIVTGFQQEIRNKVIGFGSHIQITAFNSNESLETNPVPVNQEFYPELNEEPEVKNIHIYALKPAMMQSQTQDQEGNYKREIQGVVTKGISTDYDTAFLSECLVEGRLLHLHSDSLSNEILISQTQADRLKLKIDDTVFTYFINNNAPRERRFRIVGIYHSGMDEYDKQFVFIDINHIRKLNAWGIEAMCYVRNDVKDDYLIIEAAGKGGGNYLYDFGGGYSSNPLLLIKPGRDTIIRVVVSQNPADDPFNVRPGEEKINYIPDTAWLQLSYYPKIVPGMEFELMSNPEVESAGDTHFVYHHPGLNVIAKMRNSGGSSRYYTGGFEVLLNNWDDLEKADDFIYKHIGPEFKTKTIKELNPDLFQWLSYLNINVWVILTLMLLVSLINMCSTLLVMILERTNMIGLLKALGGDNAMLQKTFFYNGAILIGKGLVIGNILGVGLALLQHQTGFLGLDQSTYFIDTVPIYLNPLHILLLNAGTLVICLVTLLLPAWFVSRISPIKAIRFD comes from the coding sequence ATGCTAAAACAGGAAAAAGGCGCACACCGCTATGCGCGTCCCGTTATGCGTATTTCCGTTTGGAGCATTGCACTGGGCATAGCCGTGATGATTCTTTCCGTTGCCATCGTTACCGGATTCCAGCAAGAGATTCGCAATAAAGTTATTGGTTTCGGGTCTCATATTCAAATCACCGCTTTTAATTCCAACGAATCCCTCGAAACCAATCCCGTGCCGGTAAATCAGGAATTTTACCCTGAACTGAACGAAGAACCCGAGGTAAAAAACATTCATATCTACGCACTGAAACCTGCCATGATGCAATCGCAGACGCAGGATCAGGAAGGCAATTACAAACGCGAAATTCAGGGGGTAGTCACCAAAGGAATTAGTACTGATTACGATACGGCATTTTTAAGTGAATGTTTGGTGGAGGGACGATTGCTTCATTTGCATTCCGACAGTTTATCCAATGAAATTCTGATTTCCCAAACACAGGCAGACCGGCTCAAACTAAAAATTGACGACACGGTTTTCACCTATTTCATCAACAACAATGCACCACGCGAACGCAGATTTCGTATTGTGGGAATATATCACAGTGGAATGGATGAGTACGACAAACAATTTGTGTTTATCGACATCAATCACATTCGAAAATTAAATGCATGGGGAATTGAAGCCATGTGCTATGTACGCAATGATGTAAAAGATGATTACTTAATTATTGAAGCAGCAGGAAAAGGTGGTGGAAATTATCTTTATGATTTTGGAGGAGGATATTCTTCAAACCCATTATTATTAATAAAACCGGGAAGAGATACGATCATTCGGGTTGTTGTATCCCAAAATCCTGCAGATGATCCATTCAATGTTCGTCCGGGTGAAGAAAAAATAAATTACATCCCGGATACCGCCTGGCTGCAGTTAAGTTATTACCCGAAAATCGTACCGGGAATGGAATTTGAATTAATGAGCAATCCCGAAGTGGAAAGTGCGGGCGACACCCATTTTGTATATCACCATCCGGGCTTAAACGTCATTGCTAAAATGCGTAATTCCGGCGGAAGTTCCCGCTATTATACCGGAGGCTTTGAAGTGTTGTTAAACAATTGGGATGATCTGGAAAAAGCAGATGATTTTATTTACAAACACATTGGTCCCGAATTCAAAACCAAAACCATTAAAGAATTAAATCCCGATTTATTTCAATGGCTTTCGTATTTAAACATTAATGTTTGGGTGATTTTAACATTGATGCTTCTTGTTTCGCTGATCAATATGTGTTCCACCTTACTGGTGATGATTCTGGAGCGAACCAATATGATTGGATTACTTAAAGCATTGGGTGGAGATAATGCAATGTTGCAGAAAACATTTTTTTACAACGGGGCTATTCTCATTGGAAAAGGATTAGTGATCGGAAATATATTGGGTGTGGGACTCGCCCTGCTCCAACACCAAACCGGATTTTTAGGACTGGATCAAAGCACCTACTTTATCGACACAGTTCCTATTTACCTAAATCCTCTACATATTCTATTACTGAACGCAGGCACATTGGTAATTTGTCTCGTTACGCTGTTGTTACCGGCCTGGTTTGTTAGTCGGATTAGTCCGATAAAAGCCATCCGTTTCGATTAA